The following are encoded together in the Synchiropus splendidus isolate RoL2022-P1 chromosome 7, RoL_Sspl_1.0, whole genome shotgun sequence genome:
- the LOC128762160 gene encoding kinesin-like protein KIF2A isoform X4, which produces MASFGKLYVNTCVEIKRSDGRIHQAMVSSLNEENESVIVEWIENGDTKGKEIDLETIFALNPDVAPDEHIEESPGTPPPPTPVSSKINKIAKNRRTIAPTKNDASSRDNRGIPTRAKPPLPQQPEPAPPPPVQQPVQTNQNQMQQQQQQQQQQQQNESSHLQMSRKDNGQLSRRKSNCVKEVEKLQEKRERRRLQQQELREKRAQEVDTTIPNYEIMYMIRDFRASLDYRPLTTADLIEEHRICVCVRKRPLNKKELSMKDLDVITIPSKDVVMVHEPKQKVDLTRYLENQTFRFDYAFDESATNEMVYRFTARPLVETIFERGMATCFAYGQTGSGKTHTMGGDFSGKNQDCSKGIYALAARDVFLMLKKPNYKKLDLQVYATFFEIYSGKVFDLLNGKAKLRVLEDGKQQVQVVGLQEKEVRGTEDVLRLIEVGNSCRTSGQTSANAHSSRSHAVFQIILRRKEKMHGKFSLIDLAGNERGADTSSANRQTRLEGAEINKSLLALKECIRALGRNKAHTPFRASKLTQVLRDSFIGENSRTCMIATISPGMTSCENTLNTLRYANRVKELTVDPNQVMEGGRPNIHAGNPLDYLDDEWVTASPQRDDLKLLCEQNEEEVSPQLFTFHEAVSQLVEMEEQVLEDHRAVFQESNRWLDDEKVLLEMTEEVDYDVESYVTQLEQILHQKIDVLIELRDKVKSFRTALQQEEQASRQINPKRPRAL; this is translated from the exons ATGGCATCTTTTGGGAAACTTTATGTCAATACATGTGTGGAGATAAAACGTAGTGATG GACGAATACATCAGGCTATGGTGTCCTCATTGAACGAGGAGAATGAGAGTGTCATCGTGGAGTGGATTGAAAATGGAGACACTAAAGGGAAAGAG ATTGATCTGGAGACTATATTTGCACTGAACCCAGACGTTGCACCAGATGAGCATATAGAAGAAAGCCCAGGCACGCCGCCACCACCTACGCCTGTCAGTTCAAAAATCAACAAGATTGCAAAG AATCGGCGAACAATAGCACCTACAAAGAATGACGCTTCATCCAGGGATAATAGAG GAATTCCGACCCGAGCCAAACCTCCACTGCCCCAACAGCCAGAACCTGCACCGCCACCTCCCGTCCAACAGCCTGTACAAACCAACCAAAatcagatgcagcagcagcagcagcagcagcagcagcagcagcagaatg AGTCTTCACATCTGCAGATGTCCAGAAAGGATAATGGACAGCTTT CCAGGAGAAAGTCCAACTGCgtgaaggaggtggagaagctgcaggaaaAAAGGGAGAGACGCCGGCTtcagcaacaggagctgagggAGAAGAGAGCTCAG GAGGTGGATACAACCATCCCGAACTATGAGATCATGTACATGATTAGAGACTTCAGGGCCAGTCTTGACTACCGGCCACTGACCACAGCAGATCTG ATTGAAGAGCACAGGATATGCGTGTGCGTGAGGAAGCGTCCGCTGAACAAGAAAG AGCTGTCCATGAAAGATTTGGACGTCATCACCATCCCCAGCAAGGATGTGGTGATGGTTCACGAGCCCAAACAAAAGGTGGACCTGACCCGCTATTTAGAGAACCAGACTTTCCGTTTCGACTACGCCTTTGATGAAAGTGCCACCAATGAGATGGTGTACAG GTTCACAGCAAGACCTCTGGTGGAGACCATCTTTGAGAGGGGCATGGCAACCTGCTTTGCTTATGGCCAGACAGGCAGTGGAAAAACACAT ACAATGGGAGgagacttttcagggaagaatCAAGATTGTTCCAAAGGAATTTACGCTTTAGCTG CTCGGGATGTATTTCTCATGTTGAAGAAACCCAACTACAAGAAGTTAGACCTACAAGTTTACGCAACCTTCTTTGAAATATACAGTGGAAAG GTGTTTGACCTGCTGAATGGTAAAGCAAAGCTCAGGGTCCTGGAGGACGGGAAGCAGCAGGTGCAGGTGGTGGGCCTTCAGGAGAAGGAGGTCAGGGGAACAGAGGATGTCTTGAGGCTCATCGAAGTGGGCAACAGTTGCAG GACGTCGGGGCAGACCTCAGCTAACGCCCACTCCTCCCGAAGCCACGCCGTGTTTCAGATCATTCTCCGCAGGAAGGAGAAAATGCACGGGAAGTTTTCCCTCATCGACTTGGCTGGAAACGAGCGAGGCGCCGACACGTCCAGCGCCAACCGCCAAACTCGACTGGAGGGAGCCGAGATCAACAAAAGCCTACTGGCACTCAAG GAATGTATCCGCGCTCTGGGACGGAACAAAGCTCACACCCCGTTCAGGGCGAGCAAGCTCACCCAGGTCCTGAGGGACTCCTTCATCGGAGAGAACTCTCGCACATGCATG ATTGCCACCATCTCCCCCGGCATGACGTCCTGTGAGAACACCCTCAACACCCTGCGTTACGCCAACAG GGTCAAGGAGCTGACGGTGGATCCCAACCAGGTGATGGAGGGGGGCCGTCCCAACATCCACGCTGGGAATCCGCTGGATTATCTGGACGATGAGTGGGTGACGGCCTCGCCTCAGAGAGATGACCTCAAGTTGCTCTGTGAGCAGAAT gaggaggaagtgtctcCACAGCTCTTCACCTTCCATGAAGCCGTGTCTCAGCTGGTGGAGATGGAGGAACAAGTCCTGGAAGACCACCGTGCTGTTTTCCAG GAGTCCAACCGGTGGCTGGACGATGAGAAGGTGCTGCTGGAGATGACGGAGGAGGTGGATTACGATGTGGAATCTTACGTCACTCAGCTGGAGCAGATCCTTCACCAGAAGATCGACGTCCTTATCGAGCTGCGAG ATAAGGTCAAGTCATTCCGCACcgcgctgcagcaggaggaacaAGCCAGTCGGCAGATCAACCCCAAGAGGCCACGTGCCCTCTAG
- the LOC128762160 gene encoding kinesin-like protein KIF2A isoform X2, whose translation MASTFGKIVVNTCVEIKRSDGRIHQAMVSSLNEENESVIVEWIENGDTKGKEIDLETIFALNPDVAPDEHIEESPGTPPPPTPVSSKINKIAKNRRTIAPTKNDASSRDNRGIPTRAKPPLPQQPEPAPPPPVQQPVQTNQNQMQQQQQQQQQQQQNARRKSNCVKEVEKLQEKRERRRLQQQELREKRAQEVDTTIPNYEIMYMIRDFRASLDYRPLTTADLIEEHRICVCVRKRPLNKKELSMKDLDVITIPSKDVVMVHEPKQKVDLTRYLENQTFRFDYAFDESATNEMVYRFTARPLVETIFERGMATCFAYGQTGSGKTHTMGGDFSGKNQDCSKGIYALAARDVFLMLKKPNYKKLDLQVYATFFEIYSGKVFDLLNGKAKLRVLEDGKQQVQVVGLQEKEVRGTEDVLRLIEVGNSCRTSGQTSANAHSSRSHAVFQIILRRKEKMHGKFSLIDLAGNERGADTSSANRQTRLEGAEINKSLLALKECIRALGRNKAHTPFRASKLTQVLRDSFIGENSRTCMIATISPGMTSCENTLNTLRYANRVKEFGISPSDIPFSQGGQGPRSDLSPTNTFEYDDFAATSPSRVKELTVDPNQVMEGGRPNIHAGNPLDYLDDEWVTASPQRDDLKLLCEQNEEEVSPQLFTFHEAVSQLVEMEEQVLEDHRAVFQESNRWLDDEKVLLEMTEEVDYDVESYVTQLEQILHQKIDVLIELRDKVKSFRTALQQEEQASRQINPKRPRAL comes from the exons ATGGCGTCGACCTTTGGGAAGATAGTCGTTAATACGTGTGTGGAGATAAAACGCAGTGATG GACGAATACATCAGGCTATGGTGTCCTCATTGAACGAGGAGAATGAGAGTGTCATCGTGGAGTGGATTGAAAATGGAGACACTAAAGGGAAAGAG ATTGATCTGGAGACTATATTTGCACTGAACCCAGACGTTGCACCAGATGAGCATATAGAAGAAAGCCCAGGCACGCCGCCACCACCTACGCCTGTCAGTTCAAAAATCAACAAGATTGCAAAG AATCGGCGAACAATAGCACCTACAAAGAATGACGCTTCATCCAGGGATAATAGAG GAATTCCGACCCGAGCCAAACCTCCACTGCCCCAACAGCCAGAACCTGCACCGCCACCTCCCGTCCAACAGCCTGTACAAACCAACCAAAatcagatgcagcagcagcagcagcagcagcagcagcagcagcagaatg CCAGGAGAAAGTCCAACTGCgtgaaggaggtggagaagctgcaggaaaAAAGGGAGAGACGCCGGCTtcagcaacaggagctgagggAGAAGAGAGCTCAG GAGGTGGATACAACCATCCCGAACTATGAGATCATGTACATGATTAGAGACTTCAGGGCCAGTCTTGACTACCGGCCACTGACCACAGCAGATCTG ATTGAAGAGCACAGGATATGCGTGTGCGTGAGGAAGCGTCCGCTGAACAAGAAAG AGCTGTCCATGAAAGATTTGGACGTCATCACCATCCCCAGCAAGGATGTGGTGATGGTTCACGAGCCCAAACAAAAGGTGGACCTGACCCGCTATTTAGAGAACCAGACTTTCCGTTTCGACTACGCCTTTGATGAAAGTGCCACCAATGAGATGGTGTACAG GTTCACAGCAAGACCTCTGGTGGAGACCATCTTTGAGAGGGGCATGGCAACCTGCTTTGCTTATGGCCAGACAGGCAGTGGAAAAACACAT ACAATGGGAGgagacttttcagggaagaatCAAGATTGTTCCAAAGGAATTTACGCTTTAGCTG CTCGGGATGTATTTCTCATGTTGAAGAAACCCAACTACAAGAAGTTAGACCTACAAGTTTACGCAACCTTCTTTGAAATATACAGTGGAAAG GTGTTTGACCTGCTGAATGGTAAAGCAAAGCTCAGGGTCCTGGAGGACGGGAAGCAGCAGGTGCAGGTGGTGGGCCTTCAGGAGAAGGAGGTCAGGGGAACAGAGGATGTCTTGAGGCTCATCGAAGTGGGCAACAGTTGCAG GACGTCGGGGCAGACCTCAGCTAACGCCCACTCCTCCCGAAGCCACGCCGTGTTTCAGATCATTCTCCGCAGGAAGGAGAAAATGCACGGGAAGTTTTCCCTCATCGACTTGGCTGGAAACGAGCGAGGCGCCGACACGTCCAGCGCCAACCGCCAAACTCGACTGGAGGGAGCCGAGATCAACAAAAGCCTACTGGCACTCAAG GAATGTATCCGCGCTCTGGGACGGAACAAAGCTCACACCCCGTTCAGGGCGAGCAAGCTCACCCAGGTCCTGAGGGACTCCTTCATCGGAGAGAACTCTCGCACATGCATG ATTGCCACCATCTCCCCCGGCATGACGTCCTGTGAGAACACCCTCAACACCCTGCGTTACGCCAACAG AGTCAAGGAGTTTGGGATTAGTCCGTCAGACATCCCCTTCTCTCAGGGAGGTCAGGGCCCGCGCTCCGATCTCTCCCCCACCAATACCTTTGAGTATGATGACTTTGCTGCCACGTCCCCCAGCAG GGTCAAGGAGCTGACGGTGGATCCCAACCAGGTGATGGAGGGGGGCCGTCCCAACATCCACGCTGGGAATCCGCTGGATTATCTGGACGATGAGTGGGTGACGGCCTCGCCTCAGAGAGATGACCTCAAGTTGCTCTGTGAGCAGAAT gaggaggaagtgtctcCACAGCTCTTCACCTTCCATGAAGCCGTGTCTCAGCTGGTGGAGATGGAGGAACAAGTCCTGGAAGACCACCGTGCTGTTTTCCAG GAGTCCAACCGGTGGCTGGACGATGAGAAGGTGCTGCTGGAGATGACGGAGGAGGTGGATTACGATGTGGAATCTTACGTCACTCAGCTGGAGCAGATCCTTCACCAGAAGATCGACGTCCTTATCGAGCTGCGAG ATAAGGTCAAGTCATTCCGCACcgcgctgcagcaggaggaacaAGCCAGTCGGCAGATCAACCCCAAGAGGCCACGTGCCCTCTAG
- the LOC128762160 gene encoding kinesin-like protein KIF2A isoform X1 yields MASTFGKIVVNTCVEIKRSDGRIHQAMVSSLNEENESVIVEWIENGDTKGKEIDLETIFALNPDVAPDEHIEESPGTPPPPTPVSSKINKIAKNRRTIAPTKNDASSRDNRGIPTRAKPPLPQQPEPAPPPPVQQPVQTNQNQMQQQQQQQQQQQQNESSHLQMSRKDNGQLSRRKSNCVKEVEKLQEKRERRRLQQQELREKRAQEVDTTIPNYEIMYMIRDFRASLDYRPLTTADLIEEHRICVCVRKRPLNKKELSMKDLDVITIPSKDVVMVHEPKQKVDLTRYLENQTFRFDYAFDESATNEMVYRFTARPLVETIFERGMATCFAYGQTGSGKTHTMGGDFSGKNQDCSKGIYALAARDVFLMLKKPNYKKLDLQVYATFFEIYSGKVFDLLNGKAKLRVLEDGKQQVQVVGLQEKEVRGTEDVLRLIEVGNSCRTSGQTSANAHSSRSHAVFQIILRRKEKMHGKFSLIDLAGNERGADTSSANRQTRLEGAEINKSLLALKECIRALGRNKAHTPFRASKLTQVLRDSFIGENSRTCMIATISPGMTSCENTLNTLRYANRVKEFGISPSDIPFSQGGQGPRSDLSPTNTFEYDDFAATSPSRVKELTVDPNQVMEGGRPNIHAGNPLDYLDDEWVTASPQRDDLKLLCEQNEEEVSPQLFTFHEAVSQLVEMEEQVLEDHRAVFQESNRWLDDEKVLLEMTEEVDYDVESYVTQLEQILHQKIDVLIELRDKVKSFRTALQQEEQASRQINPKRPRAL; encoded by the exons ATGGCGTCGACCTTTGGGAAGATAGTCGTTAATACGTGTGTGGAGATAAAACGCAGTGATG GACGAATACATCAGGCTATGGTGTCCTCATTGAACGAGGAGAATGAGAGTGTCATCGTGGAGTGGATTGAAAATGGAGACACTAAAGGGAAAGAG ATTGATCTGGAGACTATATTTGCACTGAACCCAGACGTTGCACCAGATGAGCATATAGAAGAAAGCCCAGGCACGCCGCCACCACCTACGCCTGTCAGTTCAAAAATCAACAAGATTGCAAAG AATCGGCGAACAATAGCACCTACAAAGAATGACGCTTCATCCAGGGATAATAGAG GAATTCCGACCCGAGCCAAACCTCCACTGCCCCAACAGCCAGAACCTGCACCGCCACCTCCCGTCCAACAGCCTGTACAAACCAACCAAAatcagatgcagcagcagcagcagcagcagcagcagcagcagcagaatg AGTCTTCACATCTGCAGATGTCCAGAAAGGATAATGGACAGCTTT CCAGGAGAAAGTCCAACTGCgtgaaggaggtggagaagctgcaggaaaAAAGGGAGAGACGCCGGCTtcagcaacaggagctgagggAGAAGAGAGCTCAG GAGGTGGATACAACCATCCCGAACTATGAGATCATGTACATGATTAGAGACTTCAGGGCCAGTCTTGACTACCGGCCACTGACCACAGCAGATCTG ATTGAAGAGCACAGGATATGCGTGTGCGTGAGGAAGCGTCCGCTGAACAAGAAAG AGCTGTCCATGAAAGATTTGGACGTCATCACCATCCCCAGCAAGGATGTGGTGATGGTTCACGAGCCCAAACAAAAGGTGGACCTGACCCGCTATTTAGAGAACCAGACTTTCCGTTTCGACTACGCCTTTGATGAAAGTGCCACCAATGAGATGGTGTACAG GTTCACAGCAAGACCTCTGGTGGAGACCATCTTTGAGAGGGGCATGGCAACCTGCTTTGCTTATGGCCAGACAGGCAGTGGAAAAACACAT ACAATGGGAGgagacttttcagggaagaatCAAGATTGTTCCAAAGGAATTTACGCTTTAGCTG CTCGGGATGTATTTCTCATGTTGAAGAAACCCAACTACAAGAAGTTAGACCTACAAGTTTACGCAACCTTCTTTGAAATATACAGTGGAAAG GTGTTTGACCTGCTGAATGGTAAAGCAAAGCTCAGGGTCCTGGAGGACGGGAAGCAGCAGGTGCAGGTGGTGGGCCTTCAGGAGAAGGAGGTCAGGGGAACAGAGGATGTCTTGAGGCTCATCGAAGTGGGCAACAGTTGCAG GACGTCGGGGCAGACCTCAGCTAACGCCCACTCCTCCCGAAGCCACGCCGTGTTTCAGATCATTCTCCGCAGGAAGGAGAAAATGCACGGGAAGTTTTCCCTCATCGACTTGGCTGGAAACGAGCGAGGCGCCGACACGTCCAGCGCCAACCGCCAAACTCGACTGGAGGGAGCCGAGATCAACAAAAGCCTACTGGCACTCAAG GAATGTATCCGCGCTCTGGGACGGAACAAAGCTCACACCCCGTTCAGGGCGAGCAAGCTCACCCAGGTCCTGAGGGACTCCTTCATCGGAGAGAACTCTCGCACATGCATG ATTGCCACCATCTCCCCCGGCATGACGTCCTGTGAGAACACCCTCAACACCCTGCGTTACGCCAACAG AGTCAAGGAGTTTGGGATTAGTCCGTCAGACATCCCCTTCTCTCAGGGAGGTCAGGGCCCGCGCTCCGATCTCTCCCCCACCAATACCTTTGAGTATGATGACTTTGCTGCCACGTCCCCCAGCAG GGTCAAGGAGCTGACGGTGGATCCCAACCAGGTGATGGAGGGGGGCCGTCCCAACATCCACGCTGGGAATCCGCTGGATTATCTGGACGATGAGTGGGTGACGGCCTCGCCTCAGAGAGATGACCTCAAGTTGCTCTGTGAGCAGAAT gaggaggaagtgtctcCACAGCTCTTCACCTTCCATGAAGCCGTGTCTCAGCTGGTGGAGATGGAGGAACAAGTCCTGGAAGACCACCGTGCTGTTTTCCAG GAGTCCAACCGGTGGCTGGACGATGAGAAGGTGCTGCTGGAGATGACGGAGGAGGTGGATTACGATGTGGAATCTTACGTCACTCAGCTGGAGCAGATCCTTCACCAGAAGATCGACGTCCTTATCGAGCTGCGAG ATAAGGTCAAGTCATTCCGCACcgcgctgcagcaggaggaacaAGCCAGTCGGCAGATCAACCCCAAGAGGCCACGTGCCCTCTAG
- the LOC128762160 gene encoding kinesin-like protein KIF2A isoform X3 codes for MASTFGKIVVNTCVEIKRSDGRIHQAMVSSLNEENESVIVEWIENGDTKGKEIDLETIFALNPDVAPDEHIEESPGTPPPPTPVSSKINKIAKNRRTIAPTKNDASSRDNRGIPTRAKPPLPQQPEPAPPPPVQQPVQTNQNQMQQQQQQQQQQQQNESSHLQMSRKDNGQLSRRKSNCVKEVEKLQEKRERRRLQQQELREKRAQEVDTTIPNYEIMYMIRDFRASLDYRPLTTADLIEEHRICVCVRKRPLNKKELSMKDLDVITIPSKDVVMVHEPKQKVDLTRYLENQTFRFDYAFDESATNEMVYRFTARPLVETIFERGMATCFAYGQTGSGKTHTMGGDFSGKNQDCSKGIYALAARDVFLMLKKPNYKKLDLQVYATFFEIYSGKVFDLLNGKAKLRVLEDGKQQVQVVGLQEKEVRGTEDVLRLIEVGNSCRTSGQTSANAHSSRSHAVFQIILRRKEKMHGKFSLIDLAGNERGADTSSANRQTRLEGAEINKSLLALKECIRALGRNKAHTPFRASKLTQVLRDSFIGENSRTCMIATISPGMTSCENTLNTLRYANRVKELTVDPNQVMEGGRPNIHAGNPLDYLDDEWVTASPQRDDLKLLCEQNEEEVSPQLFTFHEAVSQLVEMEEQVLEDHRAVFQESNRWLDDEKVLLEMTEEVDYDVESYVTQLEQILHQKIDVLIELRDKVKSFRTALQQEEQASRQINPKRPRAL; via the exons ATGGCGTCGACCTTTGGGAAGATAGTCGTTAATACGTGTGTGGAGATAAAACGCAGTGATG GACGAATACATCAGGCTATGGTGTCCTCATTGAACGAGGAGAATGAGAGTGTCATCGTGGAGTGGATTGAAAATGGAGACACTAAAGGGAAAGAG ATTGATCTGGAGACTATATTTGCACTGAACCCAGACGTTGCACCAGATGAGCATATAGAAGAAAGCCCAGGCACGCCGCCACCACCTACGCCTGTCAGTTCAAAAATCAACAAGATTGCAAAG AATCGGCGAACAATAGCACCTACAAAGAATGACGCTTCATCCAGGGATAATAGAG GAATTCCGACCCGAGCCAAACCTCCACTGCCCCAACAGCCAGAACCTGCACCGCCACCTCCCGTCCAACAGCCTGTACAAACCAACCAAAatcagatgcagcagcagcagcagcagcagcagcagcagcagcagaatg AGTCTTCACATCTGCAGATGTCCAGAAAGGATAATGGACAGCTTT CCAGGAGAAAGTCCAACTGCgtgaaggaggtggagaagctgcaggaaaAAAGGGAGAGACGCCGGCTtcagcaacaggagctgagggAGAAGAGAGCTCAG GAGGTGGATACAACCATCCCGAACTATGAGATCATGTACATGATTAGAGACTTCAGGGCCAGTCTTGACTACCGGCCACTGACCACAGCAGATCTG ATTGAAGAGCACAGGATATGCGTGTGCGTGAGGAAGCGTCCGCTGAACAAGAAAG AGCTGTCCATGAAAGATTTGGACGTCATCACCATCCCCAGCAAGGATGTGGTGATGGTTCACGAGCCCAAACAAAAGGTGGACCTGACCCGCTATTTAGAGAACCAGACTTTCCGTTTCGACTACGCCTTTGATGAAAGTGCCACCAATGAGATGGTGTACAG GTTCACAGCAAGACCTCTGGTGGAGACCATCTTTGAGAGGGGCATGGCAACCTGCTTTGCTTATGGCCAGACAGGCAGTGGAAAAACACAT ACAATGGGAGgagacttttcagggaagaatCAAGATTGTTCCAAAGGAATTTACGCTTTAGCTG CTCGGGATGTATTTCTCATGTTGAAGAAACCCAACTACAAGAAGTTAGACCTACAAGTTTACGCAACCTTCTTTGAAATATACAGTGGAAAG GTGTTTGACCTGCTGAATGGTAAAGCAAAGCTCAGGGTCCTGGAGGACGGGAAGCAGCAGGTGCAGGTGGTGGGCCTTCAGGAGAAGGAGGTCAGGGGAACAGAGGATGTCTTGAGGCTCATCGAAGTGGGCAACAGTTGCAG GACGTCGGGGCAGACCTCAGCTAACGCCCACTCCTCCCGAAGCCACGCCGTGTTTCAGATCATTCTCCGCAGGAAGGAGAAAATGCACGGGAAGTTTTCCCTCATCGACTTGGCTGGAAACGAGCGAGGCGCCGACACGTCCAGCGCCAACCGCCAAACTCGACTGGAGGGAGCCGAGATCAACAAAAGCCTACTGGCACTCAAG GAATGTATCCGCGCTCTGGGACGGAACAAAGCTCACACCCCGTTCAGGGCGAGCAAGCTCACCCAGGTCCTGAGGGACTCCTTCATCGGAGAGAACTCTCGCACATGCATG ATTGCCACCATCTCCCCCGGCATGACGTCCTGTGAGAACACCCTCAACACCCTGCGTTACGCCAACAG GGTCAAGGAGCTGACGGTGGATCCCAACCAGGTGATGGAGGGGGGCCGTCCCAACATCCACGCTGGGAATCCGCTGGATTATCTGGACGATGAGTGGGTGACGGCCTCGCCTCAGAGAGATGACCTCAAGTTGCTCTGTGAGCAGAAT gaggaggaagtgtctcCACAGCTCTTCACCTTCCATGAAGCCGTGTCTCAGCTGGTGGAGATGGAGGAACAAGTCCTGGAAGACCACCGTGCTGTTTTCCAG GAGTCCAACCGGTGGCTGGACGATGAGAAGGTGCTGCTGGAGATGACGGAGGAGGTGGATTACGATGTGGAATCTTACGTCACTCAGCTGGAGCAGATCCTTCACCAGAAGATCGACGTCCTTATCGAGCTGCGAG ATAAGGTCAAGTCATTCCGCACcgcgctgcagcaggaggaacaAGCCAGTCGGCAGATCAACCCCAAGAGGCCACGTGCCCTCTAG
- the dimt1l gene encoding probable dimethyladenosine transferase, whose product MPKVKAEKKSRQHQEVKNQGIMFNTGIGQHILKNPLVVNGIIEKAALRPTDVVLEVGPGTGNMTVKLLEKAKKVVACELDSRLVAELQKRVQCTPLQTKLQILVGDVLKTDLPFFDICVANLPYQISSPFVFKLLLHRPFFRCAVLMFQREFAMRLVAQPGDKLYCRLSINTQLLARVDHLMKVGKNNFRPPPKVESSVVRIEPKNPPPPVNFQEWDGLVRIAFVRKNKTLSSAFKSTAVEQLLEKNYRIHCSVHNVDVPADFSISKKIETVLQEAEFSEKRARSMDIDDFMVLLHAFNSAGIHFS is encoded by the exons ATGCCGAAAGTcaaagcagagaagaaaagcAGGCAACACCAGGAAGTAAAAAATCAAG GCATCATGTTCAACACTGGAATTGGACAACACATCCTGAAGAATCCGTTGGTTGTGAATGGAATCATTGAGAAG GCTGCTCTTCGACCCACAGATGTGGTTCTGGAGGTGGGGCCTGGTACTGGTAACATGACTGTGAAGCTTCTTGAAAAAGCCAAAAAG GTGGTGGCCTGTGAGTTGGACTCCAGGTTGGTGGCTGAGCTTCAGAAAAGAGTCCAGTGCAC gcctttgcagaccaagctTCAGATATTGGTGGGCGACGTTCTGAAAACAGATCTGCCTTTCTTTGACATCTGTGTGGCCAACTTGCCTTATCAA ATTTCATCTCCATTCGTCTTCAAACTTCTTCTTCACCGGCCGTTCTTCAG ATGTGCCGTGCTCATGTTCCAGAGAGAGTTCGCCATGAGACTGGTGGCTCAGCCGGGCGACAAGCTCTACTGCAGGCTGTCCATCAACACACAGCTGTTGGCTCGCGTTGACCACCTGATGAAG GTGGGGAAGAATAACTTCCGCCCTCCTCCTAAAGTGGAGTCAAGCGTTGTCAGGATAGAACCCAAAAATCCTCCGCCTCCTGTCAACTTCCAG GAATGGGACGGTCTGGTGCGAATCGCCTtcgtgaggaaaaacaaaaccctcAGTTCTGCCTTTAA ATCGACGgcagtggagcagctgctggagaagaaCTACAGAATCCACTGCTCGGTCCACAACGTG GACGTTCCAGCAGACTTCAGCATCTCCAAAAAGATTGAGACAGTGCTGCAGGAGGCAGAATTCAGCGAGAAGAGAGCTCGATCTATGGACATAGATGATTTCATGGT GCTGCTGCACGCCTTCAACTCAGCTGGAATCCACTTTTCATGA